Proteins from a single region of Streptomyces griseiscabiei:
- the murG gene encoding undecaprenyldiphospho-muramoylpentapeptide beta-N-acetylglucosaminyltransferase, which produces MHVVLAGGGTAGHIEPALALADALRRQDPTVGITALGTERGLETRLVPERGYELALIPAVPLPRKPTPELITVPGRLRGTIKATEQILERTKADAVVGFGGYVALPGYLAAKRLGVPIIVHEANARPGLANKIGSRYAAQVAVSTPDSKLRDARYIGIPLRRAIATLDRAAARPEARALFGLDPNLPTLLVSGGSQGARRLNEVVQQVAPYLQQAGIQILHAVGPKNELPQVHQMPGMPPYIPVPYVDRMDLAYAAADMMLCRAGAMTVAELSAVGLPAAYVPLPIGNGEQRLNAQPVVKAGGGLLVDDAELTPQWVQQNVLPVLADPHRLYEMSRAASEFGRRDADDLLVGMVYEAIAASHRR; this is translated from the coding sequence GTGCATGTCGTACTCGCCGGTGGCGGAACCGCCGGTCACATCGAGCCCGCGCTCGCCCTCGCGGACGCCCTGCGCAGGCAGGACCCGACCGTGGGCATCACGGCCCTGGGCACGGAGCGCGGCCTCGAGACCCGCCTCGTACCCGAGCGCGGCTACGAACTCGCGCTGATCCCCGCCGTGCCCCTGCCGCGCAAGCCCACCCCCGAGCTGATCACCGTGCCCGGCCGGCTGCGCGGCACGATCAAGGCCACCGAGCAGATCCTGGAGCGCACCAAGGCGGACGCCGTGGTCGGCTTCGGCGGCTACGTCGCCCTGCCCGGCTACCTCGCCGCCAAGCGCCTCGGCGTGCCGATCATCGTCCACGAGGCCAACGCCCGCCCCGGCCTCGCCAACAAGATCGGCTCCCGGTACGCGGCCCAGGTCGCCGTCTCCACCCCGGACAGCAAGCTCCGCGACGCCCGCTACATCGGCATCCCGCTGCGCCGCGCCATCGCCACCCTGGACCGGGCCGCCGCCCGCCCCGAGGCCCGCGCCCTGTTCGGCCTCGACCCGAACCTGCCGACCCTGCTGGTCTCCGGCGGCTCCCAGGGCGCCCGCCGCCTCAACGAGGTCGTCCAGCAGGTCGCGCCCTACCTCCAGCAGGCCGGGATCCAGATCCTGCACGCGGTCGGCCCGAAGAACGAACTGCCGCAGGTGCACCAGATGCCGGGGATGCCCCCGTACATCCCGGTACCGTACGTGGACCGGATGGACCTCGCGTACGCCGCGGCCGACATGATGCTCTGCCGCGCGGGCGCGATGACCGTCGCCGAACTCTCCGCCGTCGGGCTCCCGGCCGCCTACGTCCCGCTGCCCATCGGCAACGGCGAACAGCGGCTCAACGCCCAGCCGGTGGTCAAGGCCGGCGGCGGACTGCTGGTCGACGACGCGGAACTGACGCCCCAGTGGGTGCAGCAGAACGTCCTGCCCGTCCTCGCCGACCCGCACCGGCTGTACGAGATGTCGCGCGCGGCCAGCGAGTTCGGCCGCCGGGACGCCGACGACCTGCTCGTCGGAATGGTGTACGAGGCGATCGCGGCGTCGCATCGCCGCTAG
- the ftsW gene encoding putative lipid II flippase FtsW gives MPSSRTSRAPLQRVTRRPPVSRPPRENPLRRFLTRARKAWDRPLTAYYLILGGSLLITVLGLVMVYSASQITALQKSLPGTFFFRKQFLAASIGTVLLLLASRMPVKLHRALAYPILAGCVFLMALVQVPGIGQSINGNQNWIAVGGSFQIQPSEFGKLALVLWGADLLARKEDKRLLTQWKHMLVPLVPVAFMLLGLIMLGGDMGTAIILTAILFGLLWLAGAPTRMFVGVLSVAGLIGFVLIRTSANRMARLACIGATEPRTDGADCWQAVHGIYALASGGIFGSGLGASVEKWGQLPEAHTDFIFAVTGEELGLAGTLSVLALFAALGYAGIRVAGRTEDPFVRYAAGGVTTWITAQAVINIGAVLGLLPIAGVPLPLFSYGGSALLPTMFAIGLLIAFARDEPAARAALAMRQPRFGRKRGGGPSGPGRWNTMRRRVSARSSGER, from the coding sequence ATGCCGAGTAGCCGTACGAGCCGCGCGCCCCTCCAGCGCGTCACCCGCCGACCGCCCGTCTCCCGGCCGCCGCGCGAGAACCCCCTGCGGCGGTTCCTCACCCGGGCGCGCAAGGCCTGGGACCGCCCGCTGACCGCCTACTACCTGATCCTCGGCGGCTCCCTGCTGATCACCGTGCTGGGGCTGGTGATGGTCTACTCGGCCTCCCAGATCACGGCACTGCAGAAGTCGCTGCCCGGCACCTTCTTCTTCCGCAAACAGTTCCTCGCGGCCTCGATCGGCACCGTCCTGCTGCTCCTGGCCTCGCGGATGCCGGTCAAACTGCACCGGGCGCTGGCCTACCCGATCCTGGCCGGCTGTGTGTTCCTCATGGCCCTGGTCCAGGTGCCCGGGATAGGGCAGTCGATCAACGGCAACCAGAACTGGATCGCCGTCGGCGGCTCCTTCCAGATCCAGCCCAGCGAGTTCGGCAAGCTGGCGCTCGTGCTGTGGGGGGCCGATCTGCTGGCCCGCAAGGAGGACAAGCGGCTGCTGACCCAGTGGAAGCACATGCTGGTGCCGCTCGTTCCGGTGGCGTTCATGCTGCTCGGGCTCATCATGCTCGGCGGCGACATGGGCACCGCGATCATTCTCACGGCGATCCTGTTCGGCCTGCTGTGGCTGGCCGGGGCGCCGACGCGGATGTTCGTGGGAGTGCTGTCCGTCGCCGGGCTCATCGGCTTCGTCCTGATCAGGACCAGCGCGAACCGTATGGCCCGTCTGGCCTGCATCGGAGCCACCGAACCCCGCACGGACGGCGCCGACTGCTGGCAGGCCGTGCATGGCATCTACGCCCTGGCCTCGGGCGGAATCTTCGGCTCCGGGCTCGGCGCCAGTGTGGAAAAATGGGGTCAACTCCCGGAAGCGCACACCGACTTCATCTTCGCCGTCACCGGTGAGGAACTGGGCCTCGCGGGGACGCTGTCGGTGCTCGCCCTCTTCGCGGCTCTAGGCTATGCGGGTATCCGCGTGGCCGGACGCACGGAGGACCCCTTCGTCAGGTATGCCGCGGGAGGCGTGACCACCTGGATCACCGCTCAGGCAGTGATCAACATCGGTGCGGTGCTCGGTCTGCTGCCGATCGCCGGAGTCCCGCTCCCGCTGTTCTCCTACGGGGGTTCCGCCCTGCTTCCGACCATGTTCGCCATCGGGTTGCTGATCGCCTTCGCGCGCGACGAGCCCGCTGCGCGGGCGGCGCTCGCCATGCGGCAACCCCGCTTTGGTAGAAAGCGTGGCGGTGGTCCTTCGGGACCCGGGAGATGGAACACGATGCGACGGCGTGTCTCGGCACGTTCGTCCGGAGAGCGGTGA